One window of Mesorhizobium loti R88b genomic DNA carries:
- a CDS encoding alpha/beta fold hydrolase, whose product MSSDEGFTDFFYAAPDGLKLHARVYGKANTGHWPVVCLPGLTRNARDFHELALYLSQRAGTSRQVVAFDYRGRGMSAYDPEIAHYNIGVEAGDILAGLAALGIEEAAFIGTSRGGLIIHVLGALKPAVLKAIVLNDIGPVIEAGGFANIRSYLERSPKPKTFDEAVDAQRRTHGGDFPALTHADWARMVGALYRNTDVGLVPDFDPALIDTLAGIDFSKPLPDLWPQFDALIAAPLLAIRGGNSKLLSTATLEDMQKRHPGMETITVEGQGHAPFLETGSLPSAIATFLDRAQQQPQTK is encoded by the coding sequence ATGTCGAGCGACGAAGGCTTTACCGACTTTTTCTATGCGGCGCCGGACGGGTTGAAACTGCACGCCCGGGTCTACGGCAAGGCCAATACCGGACACTGGCCGGTGGTCTGCCTGCCCGGCTTGACCCGGAACGCCCGCGACTTTCATGAACTTGCGCTCTATCTGTCGCAGCGTGCCGGCACTTCACGCCAGGTCGTGGCCTTCGATTACCGAGGGCGAGGGATGTCGGCCTACGATCCCGAAATCGCTCACTACAATATCGGTGTCGAAGCCGGCGACATCCTTGCCGGGCTGGCCGCACTCGGCATCGAGGAGGCCGCTTTCATCGGCACCTCACGCGGCGGCCTGATCATCCACGTGCTCGGGGCATTGAAGCCGGCCGTGCTGAAAGCCATTGTGCTCAATGACATCGGGCCTGTGATCGAAGCCGGAGGCTTTGCCAACATCCGATCCTATCTTGAGCGCTCGCCGAAGCCGAAGACATTTGATGAAGCCGTGGACGCGCAGCGGCGCACGCATGGCGGCGACTTTCCAGCCCTTACCCATGCGGACTGGGCTCGGATGGTGGGTGCGCTCTACCGCAACACGGATGTCGGACTGGTGCCCGATTTCGATCCGGCGTTGATCGACACTCTGGCCGGAATCGATTTCAGCAAGCCGTTGCCAGATCTCTGGCCGCAATTCGATGCGTTGATCGCCGCGCCGCTGCTTGCCATCCGCGGCGGCAATTCGAAACTGCTCTCCACCGCAACGCTCGAGGACATGCAAAAACGCCATCCCGGCATGGAGACGATCACCGTCGAGGGCCAGGGCCACGCGCCATTCCTGGAAACGGGAAGTCTGCCGAGCGCCATCGCGACCTTCCTGGATAGGGCGCAGCAGCAACCTCAAACAAAGTAA
- a CDS encoding tyrosine-type recombinase/integrase — translation MTNEAIQEGSPPDPFSMFSSQNSKINYTYNKIREVKSYRVGELFSAYRDILWDDGRHKYNVSSFIGEIDEILLGERFSAVDQSTLDNLIGTLRQRGNSNATINRKMAALSKLLRKAYKMGDIHSLPEFRRQKERAGRIRFLEREEEARLFSAIRSRSEDAYRLSVFLVDSGCRLGEALGLIWNDIQEHRVSFWITKSGRSRTIPMTERVKEVIKLPPTEGRRPKGPFTKLSQAQFRAIWNDAKAEVGLGADDQVVPHILRHTCASRLVQGGIDIRRVQMWLGHQTLSMTMRYAHLATNDLDGCVVVLETPRGEGLAGGAQSSAFSSPLTTPSAATPAKKGKAVAAKAPGKSSKAK, via the coding sequence ATGACCAACGAAGCGATTCAAGAGGGTAGCCCCCCGGATCCGTTTTCGATGTTTTCTTCTCAGAACTCAAAGATCAACTACACCTACAACAAGATAAGAGAAGTAAAGTCGTACAGGGTCGGAGAGCTTTTTTCAGCTTACCGGGACATACTGTGGGATGATGGGCGGCATAAATACAATGTCAGCTCATTCATCGGCGAAATAGATGAGATTCTCCTTGGGGAGCGTTTCAGCGCCGTTGACCAGAGTACCCTTGATAACCTTATCGGCACCTTGCGCCAGCGCGGCAACAGCAATGCAACCATCAATCGAAAGATGGCTGCCCTCAGCAAACTGCTGCGCAAGGCTTACAAGATGGGAGATATCCACAGCCTGCCCGAGTTCCGCCGCCAGAAGGAGCGGGCGGGACGGATTCGCTTCCTCGAGAGGGAGGAAGAGGCAAGGCTGTTTTCTGCCATCAGGAGCCGCAGCGAGGATGCCTACCGGCTTTCCGTCTTCCTGGTTGATAGCGGTTGCCGTCTCGGCGAGGCACTCGGATTGATCTGGAATGACATCCAGGAACATCGGGTCTCCTTCTGGATCACCAAATCCGGCCGCAGCCGCACCATTCCGATGACCGAGCGGGTCAAGGAAGTCATCAAGCTGCCGCCGACCGAGGGCCGCCGGCCCAAAGGTCCGTTCACCAAGCTCAGCCAGGCGCAGTTTCGCGCCATCTGGAACGACGCAAAGGCCGAGGTCGGCCTTGGCGCCGACGACCAGGTGGTGCCGCACATTCTGCGCCACACTTGCGCCTCGCGGCTCGTCCAGGGCGGCATCGACATCAGGCGCGTGCAGATGTGGCTCGGCCACCAGACACTTTCGATGACCATGCGCTACGCCCATCTGGCCACCAACGATCTCGACGGTTGCGTTGTGGTCCTGGAAACGCCCCGTGGCGAGGGACTGGCTGGCGGCGCACAAAGTTCGGCGTTTTCATCTCCGCTGACCACGCCTTCAGCGGCAACGCCCGCGAAAAAGGGCAAGGCGGTCGCGGCAAAGGCGCCCGGAAAAAGCTCGAAAGCCAAATAG
- a CDS encoding porin: MNIKSLLLGSAAALIAVSGARAADAVVVAEPEPAEYVKICDVYGAGYFYIPGTETCLRIGGYIRYDIGVGDVGSFDGARTGDVKTDKDQGTFQKHARFALKTWTGQETELGTLKTYTETRINFQNHNADVDENAAENTGISLNFAWIQLGGLRIGKDESAFDTFIGYAGNVIQDTLVPYGGFDTNLISYTFDAGNGFSAIVSLEEGSGGGNQDYGHYYGVGTIDSYVPHVVGGVKWTQGWGAITGVVAYDSNYESVSGKVRLDVNVSSALSLFIMGGYGSTNHLEDRSYDDPAGGRGFYKPWGGSWAVWGGGTYKFNEKTSFNLQASYDDWKNLGIAANVAYDVVPGFTVTAEVDYAHAGRFDDQFNDGTGNNYNWTGGDKKNSVGGMLRFQRSF; this comes from the coding sequence ATGAACATTAAGAGCCTTCTCCTCGGCTCCGCTGCGGCCCTGATCGCAGTTTCCGGTGCGCGCGCCGCCGACGCCGTCGTCGTCGCCGAGCCGGAACCCGCTGAATACGTCAAGATCTGCGACGTCTACGGCGCTGGCTACTTCTACATCCCCGGCACCGAAACCTGCCTGCGCATCGGCGGCTACATCCGCTACGACATCGGCGTCGGTGACGTCGGCTCGTTCGATGGCGCTCGCACCGGCGACGTCAAGACCGACAAGGATCAGGGTACCTTTCAAAAGCATGCTCGCTTCGCGCTGAAGACCTGGACCGGCCAGGAAACCGAGCTCGGCACCTTGAAGACCTATACCGAGACCCGCATCAATTTCCAAAACCACAATGCCGATGTCGATGAGAACGCCGCTGAGAACACTGGCATCTCGTTGAACTTCGCCTGGATCCAGCTCGGTGGTCTCCGCATTGGTAAGGACGAATCGGCCTTCGATACGTTCATCGGCTACGCGGGCAACGTCATTCAGGATACGCTGGTTCCTTATGGCGGCTTCGACACCAACTTGATCAGCTACACCTTTGACGCCGGCAACGGTTTCTCGGCCATAGTCTCGCTCGAAGAAGGTTCGGGTGGCGGCAACCAGGATTACGGGCATTACTATGGCGTCGGCACGATCGACAGCTATGTTCCGCACGTCGTCGGCGGTGTGAAGTGGACGCAGGGCTGGGGTGCGATCACGGGCGTCGTTGCTTACGACAGCAACTATGAATCGGTGTCCGGCAAGGTCCGCTTGGACGTGAACGTCTCCAGCGCACTGTCGCTGTTCATCATGGGCGGCTACGGCTCGACCAACCACCTCGAGGATAGATCCTACGATGACCCGGCAGGCGGTCGCGGCTTCTACAAGCCGTGGGGCGGCAGCTGGGCGGTGTGGGGCGGCGGCACCTACAAGTTCAACGAGAAGACCTCGTTCAATCTGCAAGCCTCGTACGACGATTGGAAGAACCTCGGCATTGCAGCGAACGTTGCCTATGACGTTGTTCCGGGCTTCACGGTCACTGCCGAAGTCGACTACGCGCATGCAGGTAGGTTTGACGACCAATTTAATGACGGTACCGGAAACAATTACAATTGGACCGGTGGCGACAAGAAGAACAGCGTCGGCGGCATGCTCCGCTTCCAGCGCTCCTTCTAA
- a CDS encoding GIY-YIG nuclease family protein, translating to MWYVYFLQLHNGDVYVGSTNDLRCRFESHQSGYVTSTKAHLPVALKTYIAVETEANARQLERYFKTGSGKAFASKRFWRTEPR from the coding sequence ATGTGGTACGTCTATTTCCTGCAGCTCCATAATGGTGACGTCTATGTCGGGTCGACAAACGACCTTCGATGCCGGTTCGAATCACATCAATCAGGCTATGTGACATCGACCAAGGCTCATCTGCCTGTCGCCTTGAAGACGTATATTGCGGTCGAAACCGAGGCCAATGCACGGCAGTTGGAGCGGTATTTCAAGACCGGATCGGGCAAGGCTTTTGCTAGCAAGCGATTTTGGCGAACCGAGCCCCGCTGA
- a CDS encoding porin: protein MNIKSLLLGSAAALIAVSGARAADAVVVAEPEPAEYVKICDVYGAGYFYIPGTETCLRIGGYVRYDIGAGDVGEFTGARADDVVNGKNQGTYYKDARFTLKTWTGQETELGTLKTYTETRLNFQNSPLDNGNDNNAHNNIDQHFAWIQLGGLRVGEDESAFDTFVGYAGNVINDTIVPYGGFKTGVVQYYFDAGNGFSAMASLEEGSGGADQRYASYGYGTATVDSYVPHIVGGLKYTQGWGDIVGVVAYDSNYEYASGKVRVDVNVSSALSLFGMFGYASEGKLNDNRFSTDPDISFANGRGFYKPWGGKWGFWAGGTYKFNEKASFNLQVSGDQWKDYGVAANIAYTLVPGFTITPEVDYQHVGSGAIDAGNVWAGAEKKNAVGGIIRFQRDF, encoded by the coding sequence ATGAACATTAAGAGCCTTCTCCTCGGCTCCGCTGCGGCCCTGATCGCAGTTTCCGGTGCGCGCGCCGCCGACGCCGTCGTCGTCGCCGAGCCGGAACCCGCTGAATACGTCAAGATCTGCGACGTCTACGGCGCTGGCTACTTCTACATCCCCGGCACCGAAACCTGCCTGCGCATCGGCGGTTATGTCCGTTACGACATCGGCGCTGGCGATGTTGGCGAGTTCACCGGCGCACGCGCCGACGACGTCGTCAACGGCAAGAACCAGGGCACTTACTACAAAGACGCTCGCTTCACGCTGAAGACCTGGACGGGCCAGGAAACCGAACTCGGCACCTTGAAGACCTATACCGAAACGCGCCTGAACTTCCAGAACAGCCCCCTGGACAACGGTAACGATAATAACGCTCACAACAACATCGACCAGCATTTCGCCTGGATCCAGCTTGGCGGCCTGCGTGTAGGCGAAGACGAGTCGGCATTCGACACTTTCGTCGGCTACGCCGGCAACGTCATCAACGACACCATCGTTCCCTACGGCGGGTTCAAGACCGGTGTCGTTCAGTACTACTTCGACGCCGGCAACGGATTCTCGGCAATGGCCTCTCTCGAAGAAGGTTCGGGCGGCGCCGATCAGAGATATGCAAGTTATGGTTACGGCACCGCCACGGTCGACAGCTATGTTCCGCATATCGTCGGCGGCTTGAAGTACACGCAGGGCTGGGGTGATATCGTCGGCGTTGTCGCCTATGACAGCAATTACGAATACGCCTCGGGCAAGGTTCGCGTGGACGTGAACGTTTCCAGTGCACTGTCGCTGTTCGGCATGTTCGGCTACGCCAGCGAGGGAAAGCTTAACGACAACCGCTTCAGCACCGACCCCGACATCTCCTTTGCCAACGGCCGCGGCTTCTACAAGCCGTGGGGTGGCAAATGGGGCTTCTGGGCCGGCGGCACCTACAAGTTCAACGAGAAGGCCTCGTTCAACCTCCAGGTGTCGGGCGATCAGTGGAAGGACTACGGTGTTGCGGCGAACATTGCCTACACCCTCGTTCCCGGCTTCACGATCACGCCCGAAGTTGACTACCAGCACGTTGGTTCGGGCGCGATCGACGCCGGCAACGTTTGGGCTGGCGCCGAGAAGAAGAACGCCGTCGGCGGTATCATTCGCTTCCAGCGTGATTTCTAA
- a CDS encoding tetratricopeptide repeat-containing sulfotransferase family protein, translated as MNNRLPPAWAKHLKSGPAPKPRLPQANPTVAKPLERAANDARARADDQLLVQAYEHQQAKRLAEAQDICLEVLTRTPNHPLALYILGTVYLGYDDEASLRYFARAVGEEPGNPYYHLSLGEAYGKLSEFSAAIKHIRYALEVQPDLVEALCALGRVYTQYDKPDLALPLYEKALKINRNHPKARIGMAAALTGLGRMDEAGVFLKEAIERRVDVGAAYYDLVQTRKFTEEPAELQPILRELESPGIKPAAKASLNYAAGKVENDLKRYAEAFDHFKKAKQAEGYRFDIDQYRRFIDASIETFTADFFAERSGYGNSSEAPVFVVGVPRSGTTLTEQICASHPEVHGAGELTKLSRVANAIGLKSSAFDLKKPVTTVTESLSRTLAEEHLSYLRERAPTAQRIVDKMPHNFELIGLLTLLFPNARIIHCRRDAIDNCVSCFVLPFNSAHSYNSDLRALGLYYREYDRLMRHWNEVFPGRIFENRYETLVEDQEAQSRRLIDYLGLPWDDACLRFFDREGAVTTPSRWQVRQPIYKSSVKRWKNYENEIQPLIEALGDLADV; from the coding sequence ATGAACAACCGTCTGCCACCCGCCTGGGCAAAACACCTCAAGTCTGGTCCCGCGCCGAAGCCGCGCTTGCCTCAAGCAAATCCGACAGTAGCAAAACCACTCGAGCGCGCGGCCAATGACGCGCGTGCGCGGGCTGATGACCAATTGCTGGTGCAGGCGTATGAACATCAACAGGCCAAGCGGCTGGCCGAGGCCCAGGACATATGCCTCGAGGTGCTGACGCGCACGCCAAACCATCCGCTGGCGCTCTACATATTGGGCACCGTCTATCTGGGCTACGACGACGAGGCGTCCCTGCGTTATTTCGCACGCGCGGTCGGCGAGGAGCCTGGAAACCCCTATTATCATCTTAGCCTCGGTGAGGCCTATGGCAAGCTGAGCGAGTTTTCCGCTGCGATCAAACACATTCGCTATGCCCTGGAAGTGCAGCCCGATCTTGTAGAGGCACTGTGTGCCTTGGGGCGTGTTTATACCCAATACGACAAACCCGATTTGGCCTTGCCGCTTTATGAGAAGGCGCTGAAGATTAACCGTAATCACCCCAAGGCGCGGATCGGCATGGCTGCTGCGCTCACTGGTCTTGGGCGCATGGACGAGGCCGGCGTCTTTCTTAAGGAGGCGATCGAACGCCGCGTCGACGTAGGGGCGGCCTATTACGACCTTGTGCAGACCCGAAAATTCACCGAGGAGCCGGCCGAACTCCAGCCGATCCTGCGCGAGTTGGAGAGTCCGGGAATTAAGCCGGCGGCGAAAGCGAGTCTCAACTACGCCGCCGGTAAGGTGGAAAACGACCTCAAGCGCTATGCGGAAGCCTTCGACCATTTCAAGAAGGCGAAGCAGGCAGAAGGCTATAGATTTGACATAGACCAGTACCGCCGCTTCATTGACGCATCGATCGAGACCTTCACGGCGGACTTCTTTGCCGAAAGGTCCGGCTACGGCAATTCTTCGGAAGCCCCTGTGTTCGTGGTCGGGGTGCCGCGTTCCGGCACAACGCTTACCGAACAGATATGCGCCAGTCATCCGGAGGTCCATGGCGCCGGAGAGCTCACCAAACTGAGTCGGGTAGCCAACGCGATCGGTCTGAAATCCTCGGCTTTCGATTTGAAAAAGCCGGTCACGACGGTCACTGAAAGCTTGTCGAGGACGTTGGCCGAAGAGCACCTATCTTATTTGAGGGAGCGCGCTCCAACCGCACAGCGCATCGTGGATAAGATGCCGCACAATTTCGAATTGATCGGCCTCCTCACCCTGCTCTTTCCCAATGCCCGTATCATTCACTGCCGCCGGGATGCCATCGACAATTGCGTGTCATGCTTTGTCCTGCCTTTCAACTCGGCACACAGCTACAATTCAGACCTGCGGGCACTCGGCCTCTACTACCGGGAATATGACCGCTTGATGCGTCACTGGAACGAGGTTTTCCCGGGTCGTATCTTTGAAAATCGCTATGAGACACTTGTTGAGGATCAAGAGGCGCAGTCGCGCCGGCTCATCGATTATCTCGGCCTGCCCTGGGATGACGCATGCCTGCGCTTCTTCGATAGGGAAGGGGCGGTCACCACGCCCAGCCGCTGGCAGGTCCGTCAGCCGATCTACAAATCCTCCGTGAAGCGCTGGAAGAATTACGAAAACGAGATCCAGCCTTTGATTGAAGCGTTGGGAGACCTCGCCGACGTTTGA
- a CDS encoding pyridoxal phosphate-dependent aminotransferase: protein MSQRPSLTPLIAALPSTVPFVGPEAQERERGRAFRARIGANESSFGPSPRVIARMAEIARDMWMYCDPDNYDLRVAAAAHHDMAVDNVVVGEGIDGLLSLVARMYVASGDAVVTSLGAYPTFNFHVAAVGGRLVTVPYENDRESLDGLLAAVTREKAPLVYLSNPDNPMGSWWEADEIIRFIEALPETTMLVLDEAYGELGPASALPPIDVSRPNVIRMRTFSKAYGLAGIRCGYAVAETQVIRDFEKIRNHYGVSRMAQIAGVEALADQAYLETVVTRVAAGRRRIADIAEQNGLAPLASATNFVTIDCGQDGAFALKVLQGLLSRDVFIRKPMVPVLDRCIRVSVGLDHELDIFAEELPGALAAARGN, encoded by the coding sequence ATGAGCCAACGCCCTTCCCTCACGCCGCTCATCGCAGCGCTTCCCTCGACAGTGCCCTTCGTCGGCCCGGAAGCGCAGGAGCGTGAGCGCGGGCGCGCTTTCCGCGCCCGCATCGGCGCCAATGAGAGCAGCTTTGGACCTTCGCCGCGCGTCATTGCGCGCATGGCCGAGATCGCCCGTGACATGTGGATGTATTGCGATCCCGACAATTACGATCTCAGGGTTGCAGCCGCCGCGCATCACGACATGGCTGTCGACAACGTGGTTGTCGGTGAAGGCATAGACGGCCTGCTCAGCCTGGTGGCGCGCATGTATGTGGCATCAGGCGATGCCGTGGTCACGTCGCTCGGTGCCTATCCGACCTTCAACTTCCATGTTGCCGCCGTCGGCGGAAGGCTGGTCACCGTCCCTTACGAAAACGATCGGGAAAGCCTGGACGGCCTGCTCGCGGCGGTCACTAGGGAAAAGGCGCCGCTGGTCTATCTGTCCAACCCGGACAATCCTATGGGCAGTTGGTGGGAAGCGGACGAGATCATTCGCTTCATCGAAGCGTTGCCGGAAACCACCATGCTGGTGCTCGACGAAGCCTATGGCGAATTGGGGCCGGCCTCTGCCCTGCCGCCGATCGATGTTTCCAGACCGAATGTCATCCGCATGCGAACCTTTTCAAAGGCTTATGGGCTGGCCGGTATACGGTGCGGCTATGCAGTGGCGGAGACGCAAGTGATCCGCGATTTCGAGAAGATCCGCAACCACTACGGCGTCAGCCGCATGGCGCAGATCGCCGGCGTCGAGGCGCTCGCCGACCAGGCCTATCTCGAGACTGTGGTGACGCGGGTGGCGGCCGGGCGCCGGCGCATCGCTGACATCGCCGAGCAGAACGGGCTGGCTCCGCTGGCCTCGGCGACCAATTTCGTCACTATCGACTGCGGCCAGGACGGCGCCTTCGCGCTTAAAGTACTGCAAGGGCTGCTGTCGCGCGACGTGTTCATCCGCAAGCCGATGGTGCCGGTGCTCGACCGTTGCATCCGCGTCAGTGTCGGCCTCGACCACGAACTGGACATTTTTGCCGAGGAGTTGCCCGGCGCGCTGGCAGCAGCACGAGGGAATTAG
- a CDS encoding acylphosphatase has protein sequence MNDRKRAAQARVYGKVQGVGYRIWARGEATGLGLTGWVRNERDGSVTAWLAGTDAAVSAMIERLWQGPAGASVSWIDAEELETWNEPRDFRIVA, from the coding sequence ATGAACGATCGGAAAAGGGCGGCGCAGGCGCGCGTGTACGGCAAGGTGCAAGGCGTCGGCTACAGGATCTGGGCGAGAGGCGAAGCGACAGGGCTTGGGCTGACGGGCTGGGTGCGCAATGAAAGAGACGGCTCGGTAACGGCATGGCTTGCCGGCACCGACGCGGCGGTTTCGGCCATGATCGAACGGCTTTGGCAAGGCCCGGCGGGCGCTTCAGTGTCGTGGATCGACGCGGAAGAGCTCGAGACGTGGAACGAGCCTAGAGACTTCAGAATCGTCGCATAG
- a CDS encoding TetR/AcrR family transcriptional regulator: MARTIGSDGEKTEAAVREAAVNLIARYGYEAMSMRQLAAEVGVQAAALYRYFPTKEDLLFTLMREHMEGLREVWERARPADADPAEQLAAYVRNHIAFHIERRHATHVSNMELRSLSPDRLTLILRMRTAYEKDLRTILRDGAEAGVFSIEDTGLTAMALIQMMTGVIVWFRPGERLSIAEVTATYLSMTMRLVGAHTDTYSAAHPTGRAKDAVAL; the protein is encoded by the coding sequence ATGGCGCGCACAATCGGATCCGATGGCGAAAAGACCGAGGCGGCAGTCCGCGAAGCAGCGGTCAACCTGATCGCGCGCTACGGTTACGAGGCGATGTCGATGCGCCAATTGGCGGCCGAGGTCGGCGTCCAGGCCGCCGCACTCTACCGCTATTTCCCGACCAAGGAAGACTTGCTGTTCACCCTGATGCGCGAGCATATGGAAGGGCTTCGCGAGGTCTGGGAACGCGCCCGCCCAGCCGATGCCGATCCGGCAGAACAGCTTGCGGCCTACGTGCGCAACCACATCGCTTTCCATATCGAGCGCCGGCACGCCACGCATGTGTCGAACATGGAGTTGCGCAGCCTGTCTCCCGACAGGCTGACACTGATCCTGCGCATGCGCACGGCCTACGAAAAGGATCTGCGCACGATCCTGCGCGATGGCGCTGAGGCTGGCGTCTTCAGCATTGAGGACACCGGCCTGACGGCCATGGCGCTGATCCAGATGATGACCGGCGTCATCGTCTGGTTTCGCCCGGGCGAGCGGCTGTCGATCGCTGAAGTGACGGCGACATATCTTTCGATGACAATGCGCCTCGTTGGCGCGCACACGGACACCTACAGCGCCGCGCATCCCACCGGACGCGCAAAGGACGCTGTAGCACTGTAA
- a CDS encoding isovaleryl-CoA dehydrogenase, with product MYTNTLSFGHDEDIEALRDLVRRFAQDKIAPIAGDIDRQNEFPAHLWRELGALGLLGITADPDFGGSGMGYLAHVIAVEEISRASASVGLSYGAHSNLCVNQINRWATPTQKEKFLPPLCSGERVGALAMSESGSGSDVVSLKLRAEKRNDRYVLNGTKMWITNGPDAETLVVYAKTDPDRKSRGITAFIVEKAMAGFSVAQKLDKLGMRGSNTGELVFENVEVPFDNVLHEEGRGVEVLMSGLDYERTVLAGGPIGLMAACLDVAIPYVHERKQFGQPIGEFQLVQGKLADMYTTMNAARAYVYSVAAACDRGQTTRKDAAGCVLFAAEKATQMALDALQLLGGNGYINDYPTGRLLRDAKLYEIGAGTSEIRRWLIGREIMAEGV from the coding sequence ATGTACACGAACACGCTCAGCTTCGGGCATGACGAGGACATCGAGGCGCTGCGCGACCTGGTGCGCCGCTTTGCGCAGGACAAGATCGCGCCGATCGCCGGCGACATCGATCGCCAGAACGAATTTCCGGCGCATCTGTGGCGCGAACTCGGTGCGCTCGGCCTGTTGGGCATAACGGCCGATCCCGATTTCGGCGGCAGCGGCATGGGTTATCTCGCTCACGTGATTGCGGTGGAAGAGATTTCCCGCGCGTCGGCGTCGGTCGGCCTCTCCTACGGCGCTCATTCCAATCTCTGCGTCAACCAGATCAACCGCTGGGCAACGCCGACGCAGAAGGAGAAATTCCTGCCGCCGCTGTGCTCGGGCGAGCGGGTCGGCGCGCTGGCAATGTCGGAATCCGGCTCCGGCTCCGACGTTGTCTCGCTCAAGTTGCGCGCCGAAAAGCGCAATGACCGCTATGTGCTCAATGGCACCAAGATGTGGATCACCAACGGACCGGACGCCGAAACGCTGGTCGTCTATGCCAAGACCGATCCGGACCGGAAATCGCGTGGCATCACCGCCTTCATCGTCGAAAAGGCGATGGCCGGATTTTCCGTGGCGCAAAAACTCGACAAGCTCGGCATGCGCGGCTCCAACACCGGGGAACTCGTGTTCGAAAATGTCGAAGTGCCTTTCGACAATGTGCTGCACGAGGAAGGCCGCGGCGTTGAAGTGCTGATGTCGGGCCTCGACTATGAGCGCACCGTGCTTGCCGGCGGCCCGATTGGATTGATGGCGGCGTGCCTCGACGTGGCAATCCCTTACGTTCACGAGCGCAAGCAGTTCGGTCAGCCGATCGGCGAGTTCCAGCTGGTGCAAGGCAAGCTTGCCGACATGTATACGACGATGAACGCCGCGCGCGCCTATGTCTATTCCGTCGCCGCCGCCTGCGATCGCGGCCAGACGACGCGCAAGGATGCGGCCGGGTGTGTGCTGTTTGCCGCCGAAAAGGCGACGCAGATGGCACTCGACGCGCTGCAACTGCTGGGCGGCAATGGCTATATCAATGACTATCCGACAGGACGCCTGCTTCGCGACGCCAAGCTCTACGAGATCGGCGCCGGCACCAGCGAGATCCGCCGCTGGCTGATCGGCCGCGAGATCATGGCGGAGGGGGTGTAG